A part of Brassica rapa cultivar Chiifu-401-42 chromosome A05, CAAS_Brap_v3.01, whole genome shotgun sequence genomic DNA contains:
- the LOC103866945 gene encoding uncharacterized protein LOC103866945 codes for MAKIWIMGLTALVVFFSWAVSICDSLQDSVLEDDNNGSFFTVSSFRYPKSQVRPYDTRYIRVDLPPWFSSLNVAMESDVDISAKSVSKISKSLLPVICFRDGSPPLPDASTNALKGLELGRLFNGSFEGAQDIEIAEQCYPMQKNISLRLTNEQISPGAWYVGLFNGIGVTRTQGKMIVSSSAFSFSANITVEGCKTATMWGPSCNQTIHPLSCSRFDNQTGSVVSCSDSSPNSCLTGAETKTYALDVDGISEQLVITASNVKVDSNESYLMCYARFGAIASETLHNYAGDIHKAPLVINKPKVGRWYIVASFSGATDSSSKVCFSLNVKVLGCPVGKAGPNCGQQIYMLQAVMRRGWLTPFESYYLPVDDASSPSDSTTDFPLEPILSNVSSLPLDTSTWTYFLMNIPQGGAGGHIHFRLASDSAKRYEVYLRFGGLPTVEDRDYYYANQTSASRSMFFSLYNSSREKVDFYVLYAREGTWSLGLRQLSESTADRGYKGPPTLVSLSLERCPRRCSSHGNCRYAFDASGLTSYSFCSCDRTHGGFDCSIEVVSQQGHIIQSIALIASNAAALLPAYWALRQREYPEWVLFTSSGISSALYHACDVGTWCVLTYNVLQFMDFWLSFMAVIGTFVYLSTADEAVKRTIHTVVAILTALLALTKATRASNVIIVLAIGSLGLLIGFLVEFITKYRSYCGSAGFSMNMLDRPRAVKEWFSSLVKTLKKRFHWGFMAAGLVAFTMAAISFKVETSSSYWIWHSIWHFTIYTSSFFFLCSKIAIVNNENQTLQGADNYELTRQDSLPRN; via the exons ATGGCGAAGATTTGGATCATGGGTTTAACAGCTCTCGTCGTCTTCTTCTCATGGGCTGTGTCAATCtgtgattctcttcaagattccGTGTTGGAGGACGACAATAATGGAAGCTTTTTCACCGTCTCGAGCTTCAGGTACCCAAAATCACAAGTCAGACCCTACGATACTCGTTACATCAGAG TTGATTTGCCTCCATGGTTCTCTTCGTTGAATGTTGCTATGGAATCTGATGTTGACATC aGTGCAAAGAGTGTTTCAAAGATTTCGAAAAGTCTTCTTCCTGTTATATGTTTTAGAGACGGTAGTCCTCCTCTGCCTGATGCATCAACCAACGCTCTCAAAGGTTTAG AGCTAGGACGGTTATTTAATGGTTCATTTGAAGGAGCTCAAGATATTGAGATTGCAGAACAGTGTTACCCTATGCAGAAGAACATTTCCTTGAGATTGACCAATGAACAG ATATCTCCTGGAGCTTGGTACGTTGGTCTTTTTAATGGAATTGGAGTAACTAGAACTCAAGGGAAAATG ATTGTTAGCTCCTCTGCGTTTTCATTTAGCGCCAACATAACTGTGGAAGGCTGTAAAACCGCTACCATGTGGGGGCCTTCCTGCAACCAAACCATCCATCCTCTTTCCTGTTCTCGGTTCGATAACCAAACAGGAAGCGTTGTTTCCTGCTCTGACTCCTCTCCCAACTCTTGTCTAACCGGTGCTGAAACAAAGACATACGCCTTAGACGTAGATGGAATCTCCGAACAGTTAGTTATAACGGCGTCCAACGTGAAAGTAGATTCAAACGAAAGCTACCTCATGTGCTACGCTCGCTTTGGAGCTATTGCCTCAGAGACTCTTCATAACTACGCAGGCGACATACACAAAGCTCCTTTGGTTATTAACAAACCCAAAGTTGGTCGTTGGTACATCGTTGCTAGCTTCTCTGGCGCAACAGATTCTAGCTCTAAGGTTTGCTTTTCGTTGAACGTTAAAGTGCTAGGGTGTCCTGTAGGAAAAGCAGGACCAAACTGTGGTCAGCAAATCTACATGCTTCAGGCGGTTATGAGGAGAGGATGGTTGACACCTTTTGAATCATATTATTTGCCTGTGGATGACGCTTCTTCGCCTTCGGACTCGACTACAGACTTCCCTCTTGAGCCTATTCTCAGCAACGTTTCCTCACTTCCTTTGGACACAAGCACATGGACTTATTTTCTCATGAACATCCCTCAGGGAGGTGCTGGTGGGCACATTCACTTCAGGTTGGCATCAGATTCGGCGAAACGGTATGAAGTGTATCTTAGATTCGGTGGGTTGCCAACTGTTGAAGACAGGGATTATTATTACGCGAATCAGACGAGTGCTAGCCGGTCAATGTTCTTCTCGCTGTATAACTCTAGCAGAGAGAAAGTTGATTTCTATGTCTTGTATGCAAGAGAAGGAACGTGGTCGTTGGGGTTGAGGCAGCTCAGTGAGTCTACTGCTGACAGAGGTTATAAAGGTCCACCTACTCTTGTGTCTCTTTCTCTTGAAAGGTGTCCGAGAAGGTGTTCCTCTCATGGGAATTGCAGATATGCGTTTGACGCTAGTGGATTGACTTCCTACAGCTTTTGTTCTTGTGACCGAACACATGGAGGCTTTGACTGTAGCATTGAAGTTGTGTCGCAACAAG GACATATCATTCAGTCTATTGCTCTCATTGCATCAAATGCAGCAGCTCTTTTGCCAGCTTACTGGGCTCTTCGGCAGCGA GAGTATCCAGAGTGGGTTCTTTTCACATCTAGCGGAATCTCAAGCGCTCTGTATCATGCGTGTGATGTAGGCACCTGGTGTGTGTTGACTTACAACGTGCTACAG TTCATGGATTTCTGGCTCTCTTTCATGGCGGTGATTGGTACCTTTGTGTACTTATCCACGGCTGATGAAGCAGTCAAGAGGACAATACACACAGTTGTCGCCATTCTCACAGCTTTATTAGCCTTAACCAAGGCAACAAG GGCTTCGAATGTTATCATTGTATTAGCTATTGGGTCACTTGGTCTTCTCATTGGGTTTTTGGTAGAGTTTATTACAAAGTATAGATCATATTGCGGATCAGCTGGATTTTCAATGAACATGCTGGACAG gccAAGGGCAGTGAAAGAATGGTTTAGTAGTTTGGTCAAGACACTCAAGAAACGGTTTCATTGGGGCTTTATGGCGGCTGGTCTTGTAGCCTTTACCATGGCAGCCATAAGTTTCAAAGTTGAAACCAGTTCAAGCTACTGGATTTGGCACAG TATTTGGCATTTCACAATCTACacatcttccttcttcttcctttgttCGAAGATTGCAATTGTAAATAACGAGAACCAAACCCTCCAGGGAGCTGACAACTACGAGCTAACAAGGCAAGACTCGCTACCaagaaattag